The DNA segment TGAAACTGACTATTGCAGGATAGTTGTTCGATGCAACCTTAGTGAGATCCTGATGACCCGTTTCTTGTTCGTCGCAGCCGCGTCGCTGTTTGCTACCCCGGCCTTGGCTTCCAGCTATTCGGCAACCTTGGGTACCACTTCGACCACGCCGCGCATCATGGGAAAAGATATCGCCTGGTCGTGCGACGCGGGTCGCTGCACCGGAAAAACCGAAACCAGCCGCCCGGTCGTGCTTTGCCAGGATCTTGCCCGTCGTGCCGGCACCGTCGCGCGCTTCCTCGTCGACGGGCGGCCTCTCGACAGCGAACGGCTTGGCCAGTGCAATGCGGTCGCCAAGGGTGCGAGGGCGCCGCTGGCAAGCGCCAACTAACTCTTCCCGAGTGCCGCATCGCACGCGTGCGGCACGACAAAAGGGCCGGATCGCCGCGACTCGACAGCGTAGCGAGCCGGCCCTTTCTTTTCGCGCTTGCGAAGTGACCCCCGGCGCCCCCACATTGGCCCCATGTTGAGACAATATGAGCTGGTCGAAAAGGTTCGGGCCTATGACCCCGATGCCGACGAAGCGTTGCTCAACCGTGCTTATGTATTCTCGATGAAGGCCCATGGAGCCCAGGTACGGGCGTCCGGCGATCCCTATTTCAGCCACCCGATCGAGGTCGCCGGCATCCTGACCGACCTGAAACTCGACGACGAGACGATCGTCACCGCGATCCTGCACGACACGATCGAGGATACGGTCGCAACTCCCGAGCAGATCGAGAAATTGTTCGGAGCGAATGTCGCGCGTCTGGTCGACGGAGTCACCAAGCTCAGTAAGATCGAAGCCCAATCCGAGAGCGAGCGGGCGGCCGAGAACCTCCGCAAGTTCCTGCTCGCCCTAAGCGACGATATCCGCGTGCTGCTGGTCAAGCTGGCCGACCGGTTGCACAACATGCGGACGCTTCACCATATCAAGAATGAGGAGAAGCGCCGGCGCATCGCTCGCGAGACGATGGACATCTATGCCCCGCTTGCCGAGCGGATCGGCATGTACGAGATCATGAACGAAATGCAGGGCTTGGCCTTTCGCCAGCTTGAGCCCGACGCATTCGCCTCGATCACCCGGCGGTTGAAGCAGCTTCACGATGCCGGCGGCGACCTCGTCAGCCGGATTGGCCTTGGCCTGCAGCTTCATCTTGCCGACCACGGGCTTGAAGCCGAAGTCACGGGCCGCGAGAAACATCCCTATTCGATCTGGAAGAAGATGGCCGAGCGGCACATCAGCTTTGAACAGTTATCCGACGTGATGGCGTTCCGGGTGATCGTCGACAGCCCCGACGAATGTTATCGGGCACTTGGCCTGATCCATCAGCGCTGGCCGATGGTCCCCGGCCGGTACAAGGATTATATCTCGACGCCCAAGCGTAACGGCTACCGGTCGCTGCACACCACCGTCATCCACGATTCCAAGTCGCGCATCGAAATCCAGATTCGCGACCAAGCGATGCACGCCCAGGCCGAGCGCGGGCTTGCCGCGCATTGGGCCTATAAGGAAGGCCAGCCGGCCGATGATATCAAGGTCCCCTGGATCAGCGACTTGGTCGAAATCCTCGACCATGCGGCAAGCCCTGAAGAACTGCTCGAACACACCCGCATGGCGATGTACCAGGATCGGATTTTCGCCTTCACTCCGAAAGGTGAGCTGATCCAGCTGCCCAAGGGCGCCACTCCTGTCGACTTCGCCTATGCGGTACACACCGACCTCGGCGACCAGACGGTCGGAGCAAAGGTCAACGGTCGGGTCGTGCCGCTGCGCACTATTCTCGACAATGGCGACCAGGTCGAAATCCTTGCTTCC comes from the Sphingomonas xanthus genome and includes:
- a CDS encoding CC_3452 family protein gives rise to the protein MTRFLFVAAASLFATPALASSYSATLGTTSTTPRIMGKDIAWSCDAGRCTGKTETSRPVVLCQDLARRAGTVARFLVDGRPLDSERLGQCNAVAKGARAPLASAN
- a CDS encoding RelA/SpoT family protein, coding for MLRQYELVEKVRAYDPDADEALLNRAYVFSMKAHGAQVRASGDPYFSHPIEVAGILTDLKLDDETIVTAILHDTIEDTVATPEQIEKLFGANVARLVDGVTKLSKIEAQSESERAAENLRKFLLALSDDIRVLLVKLADRLHNMRTLHHIKNEEKRRRIARETMDIYAPLAERIGMYEIMNEMQGLAFRQLEPDAFASITRRLKQLHDAGGDLVSRIGLGLQLHLADHGLEAEVTGREKHPYSIWKKMAERHISFEQLSDVMAFRVIVDSPDECYRALGLIHQRWPMVPGRYKDYISTPKRNGYRSLHTTVIHDSKSRIEIQIRDQAMHAQAERGLAAHWAYKEGQPADDIKVPWISDLVEILDHAASPEELLEHTRMAMYQDRIFAFTPKGELIQLPKGATPVDFAYAVHTDLGDQTVGAKVNGRVVPLRTILDNGDQVEILASEAQHPQPSWLRFVVTGKARAGIRRFVRHKERDETIELGCKIYDEIVARLPAPLAPDALKRAVKTLKLEDSDALMIKIARRSIGDAELMEALMPGSAGGDVAPRPLGQRTAISIKGLTPGVAYDLATCCHPIPGDRIVGLRREDEGIEVHVIGCDKLASGIDADWLDLAWGDGSDGGTARLMIILRDIAGALGEMASILGAKGANIVNLGLAHRDGSFHTFHVDVEVHDLAHLHSLIAALRAAEGVSQVDRI